In the genome of Podospora pseudocomata strain CBS 415.72m chromosome 7, whole genome shotgun sequence, the window GAAGATACTCCTTTGCGGCGTCGAACTCGCCATTGACCGCGCAACCGCCGACGaacaccagcagctccgatcagaacagcagcagtaaCCTCCCGAGCACGCGAGACCTTCAGCGATATGTCGGGGCCTATTTGCGCTACTTTCACCCCCACCTGCCGTTTGTCCACGTTCCGACGCTTTCGTTCGAGACCTTGCCGCAATCAGCTAACGGTCGAAACAGCGGCATTGGCGGGAGTGGGTGCTTGCTTCTTTCCATGGCGGCAATTGGTGCCTTGTTTGAGTTGGAGCATCAGGCGTCGATGGAGTTGTTTGGGTTGGCCAAGAAAATGATCCAGTTGTACCTCGACGAGCGGAGGAAAGCGAACGTAAGAAAGGCAGAGTCTATCCGACGAACTCCCCTGTCGGACCAGAATTCACATCAGCAGGACCCTTCCGTCGAGACTCCCGTGTGGTTGGTACAGGCAATGCTTCTGAATGTCGTGTATGGTCATAATTGCGGAGACAAGCGGTCCGGAGAGATAGCGACCACCCATGCCGCTGCGTTAGTAAGTCTTGCGCAAGGAGCCGAGCTCTTGCGGGCACCGCGACCCGAGCCTGCCAAAGATGTTGACATGATGGATGTGGATGCCGCTTGGAACGGAACTGCGAGGAAGGAAGCTGACGAACAGGTCGAGTGGCTGCGCTggaaggcggccgaggaaaGAAAACGTACTCTCTATGCTGTCTTTATCCTTTCTAGTCTTCTGGTGTCGGCATACAATCACACTCCGGCTCTGACCAATTCCGAGATCTACCTCGACCTGCCCTGCGACGAGGAGTTCTTTGCTGCTGAGTCTGCCAGTGTCTTCCAGTCAAAAGGCGGCGCCCCCGCGGCAAACCGTAATCGCATGACGTTTCATGAGGCACTGGGTGAGCTGCTCCGCACAAAcgagaaggagcagaagaaTCTGGCTCTCAAGAACGTTCACCAGCCGTTTGGCACAGCGGTTAATATCAACGACCTGCCCAAGAGCAACCTGAAACCTAGCAGCTTTGGCTGTCTGATCCTGATCAATGCGTTGCACAATTACATTTGGGAGACGCGCCAGCGACACCACAACAAGGTGTGGACCAACGAGGAGACGGAAAAAATGCATCGGCACATCGAGCCAGCCCTCCGGGCCTGGCACGCGGCCTGGGCAAGtaaccctcaccacagccCAGAGCGTCCCAACCCTTTTGGCCTGGGCCCTCTCTCCGCCGACGCCATCACCATGCTTGACCTAGCCTATGTGCGCCTCTTTGTAAACCTGTCACGGTCCAAAGAGAAGTTCTGGCAGCGGGACTGGGACGGCatggccgaggagctggcAAGAGGGTCGGAAATCATACAGCATGCTGAGCATTCTCCGGCGTCCAACACCGATTCGGCCGCCACGGAGCAGTCAGATGCATCTGGAGTAAGCCCACACTTTGTCGACTCCCCACTAACGCAAACCTCATCTCCTGACTTTGCCGCGTCCAAGTTCTCGCAGTCTGGGACAATCAACCCAGCTGCCGTGACACaatcccagcagcagcagcagcagcagccttcgGGCACTCGATCCACAACGCGCAGGGAAAAGCATCTGCGGAaagcagccttcttcgccgccgaGTCCCTCTCGGTTTCGGACAAGCTCGGCGTGACTTTTGCCAATCTGACCAGTCGCGAATTGCCGCTGCAATCGACTCTCTGTGTGTTTGACTGCGCCCAGGTCTTGGCAGAATGGGTGGCGACGTTGCAGGACCGGGTTGGGCGTTATCTTGGGATTCTGGGCCGAGACAGTGTTGATCTCACACAGGTACCTGCCATCATGCTtcttgaagaggaggacctGAAACTGCTGGGCAAAATCGACAGCATCATTCGTGGCGCCGAGACGAAGATGAATCAGGACATGGCTGGTGGCGATGCTGCGGTGACGGGCATGGATGGCAAGCCTCATCTCGGCGACAGTCCCGGCTACGCCGCGAATCTGCTCAGAGTCACTGCCTACATGTTCGACAAAGCCGCTGTATGGCCAGGTGTGTACAGAACCGTTCCTTTCGTTGCCAACCGTGAACCTCTGCTAACTAAACGGCCTGTAGTAACTCGCCTGATCACCGCCTGCCTGGAAACTCATGCTGGTCATATGCGAGTGCGCGCAGAGAAATCGGTCATGGTCCACGAATGAACTTTTGGTTGCAGCCTTGCCGACTGGCATGAGATTGACTGCAGGGCTCGGGTGCTGTAGCCCCACGTTTGCGTTATGTTACGACCACCATTTCTGTACGACATTGATACCCTTTTATGTTCTGTCGGCTTTCATATCTTCATTCATGTTGTCTGTACACTTACACTTTGCCGCTCCATCATGGCATCCTCGACTTCAACAGTCTTACTAGGCGGATGGATCCAGAagggagatgagggggatggcATGATCTTTTGCGGTATACGGTGCCTGATGGCCGAGGTGTGCTGGTTGGCAGGCTTCACTTTTGCGGAACTAGCTCTCTCCTAACACTCCCACACGAGCACAGTCCCAAAAGCCATGCGCGGCTCGGCCTTTTTGCTAGGACAACGCGggttttctttctttcaaGGCATGGTatggggaggaaaggggggcgggggcggggcgTATCTCGTTTACTTTATTTCCCCCAACACATATGATGCTGTATGGAGATCCAAGGGGCAAAGATTCACAATCATATTGTCTGGACACGACGACGCGCTATGAAGATGAAACAACATTACTTACGAATTTGACGGGATGGGGGCGCTTGGGAAAAGGTTTAGGGaaaggttttggagggggaaatCGGTTCAACTCTGGGAGCTTGTATCATTTAAACAAGGACACTCGCTGGtttggctgtggctggccaagaaggaagcCGAGCAGGCCCAGGAAGAAATGGTCCTAGTGGTTTTCCCTCGAAATAAGGGATTTGTGTCGGGTACAGTAAAATAGTAAAAGTAGAGAGGGGAGAGACAAAATCAGAGAGCAATAAATGTGTGCCTGAATACTATCTTGGCGAATCTGAGACCCTTCTTGCATAACGGAAAACGGCTGGTAGGGGTTCACTTTTAGTGTGAACAGTTCAGACGGTTAGTACCCATCACTCGCAGACAGGTGAAGCCGATTGGTGGTCGGTTGGAGAAGAGACTCGAGTCGGGAGAAGGGATGATGTGTACAGCAACGGTCTTGCTGTACCGTTGTAGACAAGTTCTCAAAAAGCGTGGCTCCTTGTTGGCGTTGGGTTTGCCGTCTGCTGGGATTCCGCCTCGGCGCCCCCCTTTCttaattttttttgttggcaAGTGTGGGGTGGACATGTgagctggtgttggggaaATCGGGAAACCCCTCTTCGTCGAGCCAGTCGGAGTGAAGCGATTGCAGCAGCCCAACCTGGTTGAAACTGCCAATTGGGATTTCGATGTTCATGGTGCAGATCCACATGGAGGCCAGATGGTTTGAAGATCCAGGGTCTCCGGGGGAAGTTGGATCTGGCATTCTGGGTGCCAGAGAACATGGCATTTTGCTTTGTCTCCAAAAGGGACTGTCTGCTGTGAAACACCAACGTCTGCCACCCGCGTTCTTTTGTGTTGCATGTTGCATGTGTGCCGCTGGGGTGCCTCGTCACTTGCCAGCAACCCGCGTGTCAGTCAGTCAATGCCCAGTGACCGCCTTTTTGCTCTTGAACTCTATTTTTTTATACTGGGGCCCTTATCGAGATGGGTCCAATCAGCGGCGTCAATTCCAACGGCAAAATGGGTTTGGTTTGCAATCTTAATCGCGTCCTGGCACCGTAGCACACGCATATCGCCCGCACCAGCTCCAGCCAAGGGGACCCGTTCTTTTGAGGCTAGATTCGTTTTCTGTTGGCCTGGGCCTGAGCTGGGGACCAGACAAAAGAGGACACACGTGGGGCTCGCCGGCCAGAGGGGCAGGGAAGACATGGATGGCACTCGTTGACAGACACGCAGCCAGATGCAGGGTCCCTGTCAGTTTCGAACGagagtaaaaaaaaaaaaaatgggaGAAAAACGGACAGTTGCTGGCTGGTGGTCCCCTGGTGGTCCCCTGTTGCAGGTTTCGCTCGAGCGGGCGGTGGAAGAAGTTtaattcctcctcctctccctctttttctcgcccgctttccccccttccctccccttctctttCCTTTCTCATCTCCCCCATCGCCTCTCCGTCTTCGTGGATTTGGCTCTCTCCCCCCAGATCCATACAATCAGCCCAAGATGGCGACCgctatcaccaccaccgagaccagGAGTCGCAAGGCCAACGGCGGTGCCAATGGCGTGCTCAAGACCAAGGTGGTCGAGTATCCCGACATTCAGACCATCCGCGATGCCATCCCCGCCCACTGCTTCGAGCCAACCATCCTCCACTCGATGGCTTATGTCTTCCGCGACCTCATCATGGCCGGCGCCCTTGGCTGGGCTGCCTTCACCTACATCCCCCAGATCAACGACAGCATCGTCCGCGGTCTTGCCTGGGCCCTCTATGGCTACCTCCAGGGCCTCGTGCTGACGGGCGTCTGGATCTTGGCTCACGAGGCCGGCCACGGCGCCTTCTCCAAGCACCAAAACTTCAACGACGTCGTTGGCTGGGTCCTCCACTCAGCTCTCATGGTGCCCTACTTCTCCTGGAAGTtctctcaccaccgccatcaccgtTTCACCGGCCACATGGAGAAGGACATGGCCTTCGTCCCCGCTACCAAGGAGGACCGCCAGAAGCGCCGCCTTGCCGACCTCTACCTCGACCGCGAGCTCTTCGAGGACGTCCCCCTTGTCCAGCTCGTCAAGCTCATTTTCCACCAGCTCGCCGGCTGGCAGATGTACCTCTTGTTCAACGCCACCGCCGGTCCCGCCAGCAAGCAGCGCGAGGGCGGCTGGCTCCGCGTCAGCCACTTTGAGCCCACCAGCGCCGTCTTCCGCCCCAGCGAGGCCGTCtacatcttcatcaccgaCGTCGGTCTCGCCATTGTCGGCTACTGCCTCTACCTCGCCTCGACCATGGTCGGCTGGAAGATGGTGTTCCTGATGTACGGCCAGGCCTACTTCTGGGTCCACCACTGGTTGGTCGCCATCACCTAcctccaccacacccaccccgACGTTCCCCACTTCGACGCCGAAAACTGGACCTTCGTCAAGGGCGCCCTCGCCACCGTCGACCGCGACTTTGGCTTCGTCGGCCGTCACCTCTTCCACGGCATCATCGACACCCACGTCGTTCACCATCTATTCCCGTAAGTTTGCTCCTTTGTCAACCCTGCTGTCTCTTCGGCACTCCTGGCTAACAATCTCTTGTCCAGCCGCATCCCCTTCtacaaggccgaggaggccacCGAGGCCATCAAGCCCGTGGTCGGCGACCTTTACCACCAGGAGAAGGGCTCGTTCCTCGGCTCGCTCTGGAAGACCTTCACCACCTGCAAGTACGTCGAGGCCGACCCCACCGTGCCGGGCACTCTCAAGTGGGCCGAGAGCAAGTAAAGAGCATCTCTTTTCGCTCTTGATATCATTATTTCTGCTCTTCCTTGGAAAGGGGCCAAGTCCCCAGGGAATGAGAATGATTAGGGATTCATGATGGGAGGCTGGTTTGTATATACCCCAACGGCAACACAGCGACGGAAGGAGTTCATCCcattgacgacgacgaagacgagaaATatacaaaacaaacaaaattAGAGCGGGTAGAGAAATAGACGATAGAGactcgaaaaaaaaaacagctACAAGAAGGGGCTAGAAGCAGTTAGACAGTCGAGCGAGCATTGCATGCTGAGCGAGCGGGATAATATAATTGTTATTGGAACCACAACACTCATTTGTCAGGGTAAGCTGACTTGTCCATGTTGAGAAATTACCCCGCAGATAAGCATGTTACACAGCCAGCATTGATCGGACTTTGGTATAATTAAGGGAATATATACAAATTCATTCTCACAATACATCTAAACCTCCTTCTATCCTTTTCTTCGTCTCAACCCTTCACTTGCAGTCTCATTCCCCGAGTTGGCACCCAAGGTTGACTCGCTCCCCTCGTACCGAAAACTGAAGTCGAccacaccaaccaacccactcACCGCCTTGACCAGCCCCTCCAGGTCGTCACATACCAGTGTGGTGCATACCTGCAGCACGGCAAACTCTGCGTATCCCGGCTGTTCCATATTTCTCGGATCCAGTAGATTCACCTCAACCGGCCTTCTCTTCCTTGGACGGCCGCCATCGTGGTGCTCAGGGATGTGATCAAGTTTGTGGCTCGAACGAGTGGTGCGCTTCCGCAGCAACCTGTCCTCGTCGCGGTCATCTCTTCCTGTTCGGGAGTCGACTAGTCTGACGGGGGCGCCGTCCGACTCAttgtcttcatcatcttcttcgcccGGTCCTTCCTCGGAGCCattgtcctcgtcgtcgttggcaTGTTTGGGGTAAGACTTGGATGACGACAGCGTCATCAGCCGTCTCGTCATCTCGTACGGCCttggcaagggcaagaaagGGGGTAGCCTCTGGCCTGACAATAGAGAGTTCGACAGTAGCGTCAATGTGGACAGAATTGAGTGATGTGTTGGTCTCAGAGTGCGCAGAACCTTGGCGAGAGCGTTGAGCCATTCGCGGCTGCGGATATGGGTttcatcgccatcctccccgtTGTGTTCTTTCGATGTGGCGTGATAAACACGCGTAGGGTGCATGAGCGTGTAGCTTATAAGGGTGAGGTAAGCCATAATTCTTGTGCTTCCCGCAATGATGTCGTCGTAGGCTTCGCGGGGAAACTTCCCCCCTATCGTAGGCTCCCATCGCTGCCACTCGGAATGCTGCATCATGGAGGGGACCAGCATCATGACCTTGCCAAAGATTTTACGGCTAATCTTGTGAAGCTGATGTGCTGGCGTCCCGGGAATATCAACATCTCCAGCCGTGTCGTCCAGATTGGACCGAAGCGTGCTGCTGATAACACCGAAGTAGTTGGCTACCAGGTAGAGAGTTGCTGACAGATCTCTTCGGAGCCAGGTGCGATCTGTCAATGGGGATGGAAATATCGTCCAGAAAAAGGCAACGAGACTGCCACCTGCCACGCAAGCTAGACGATACGGAGCGAGCAAGTATGTTGGATACCAGGGCTGCCCTGTTCGTTCGGCAATCTCCTTTCCAAGTCGGATAGTCTGAAGCTCATACCCGATAATGAGTACTTGGGTGACGATGGTGATCATAATGGCCGGAATGAAACGAGGGTATTTGAGGAAGAAGTAGTAGctgatgaagacgaagaacCACATGATCACAATGGCGCCGGCGGGCCGTTCATCGACGATATACCATATGATCAGGGACAACACCATAGCTATGACTGTGCCTCCAACTCGGCAAAGGAAGCCAAAAAAGGACTGGCCCGATGCTGTTGATGTTAGTCAGTTCAAACTCGACATGGCTGGCCGAAGGGATAGCTTACTCATTGTCATGCCAAGGGCGATTATGATCATGGCCCAAACCAGTCTTTGTTCCATAAAAAAGCGCTGGGTTTCTTCGAGAAAAGCCACAATCCCAACCGTCATGGTAGCACAAGCTACTCGAAACCCAAACATGGACTCTTCGGATCCCAAAAAAGCAGAAATCTTGCGTAGCCCATTGCCAAAGTGCTGCCAAGCTGTTTCTGGTGGCAGGTGCTCCGGATCCTTCTTTCGGTTGTAGCCATCTCCAAAGTATACGATGGTGTTTCTGGTCTCTGTGAGATCTGGCGACTCTTCCCCTGACGAGTCTTCGTTGTTGAATACCGAGAGGAATAATTTCTTTAGCCGTTTATTCGAGGGTATGATGACCCTATTTCTAGACATAGTCCCATCGGCCACCTTCTTGTCAGCAAACGCGACAAGTGCTTGAACGGCCTCGCCTGAAGCGTGCATCAAATTCTCCATATAAAGAACAATGTAGAGCTGGGACTGATCTCGCTCTCGCTGCTCCGTCAAGTGTTCTTCTCCATACCCGTCTTCATTGTCCTCGAGGCGAAAGCCGCGTTCTCTGACCCAAGTTCTTAGCAGTTCTCCTTTTTTGGAGTAGAAAGCGGCAACCTTTTCATCCATGACTTTGGCAAGTCTGGGATCGCCGGGTCGAACCTGTTCGCCTTGGGCCTCAACATCTCGTGTCCGTTTTGGCCGTGGTAACAATCCTAAGCAGAGCCCAGCATGTTCCAGACCTTGATCGATAGCTCCAGACAAAATCTCGAACGGCTCATGCATTTGTTTCATGACCTCGTTCCAAaccctcttttctttttctttggcaGCAATCTCGTCTTCAGACAGCTCGTCTTCATTGCGAAGACGGTTCCACCCACGGTGTTCCGACACTCTCTTAAAGATGTCGATGATGGTCATCATCCCAAGCCTGTCCGTTCCGGTCAGCTTCCGAGAGGCGTGAGAGAAATTAAAGCGTAGAGGTACTTACACCGGAATGTACACATTCCGAAACAACGAAAACAACTGCCCAATATCATCCCCGTTCAGTTTTCCCCAGGCAAAATCTCTCTTGGCAAACGGTATATCAGCATGCAGCTTCCCCGCCAGCTGCCTCATCTTATCACCAGTCTCTTTCAGCTGTTTTGCAGCCCTCTCTTCCTTggtcaatctcctcccatTCTCTTCTCTTGAACCCGTTGCATGGCTTGCGACAGCAAACATGTCCTCTTTCTCCAGTGACACCAGATACTCCCTCTGTAATTTTActgtcctcctcaacaacccaatcGCGCCCTCAAACTCTttgaacaccaccaaccGACTACTCATGGGAAAAACAAAGAGATtgacggcaaaagccaatgCTAGTGCCACGAGCATGGCCGTCAACAACTCCCTGACAAACTTCTGTGCCCCGGTAGTTGTTGTCATGAAAGGTCCGTAGGTGGCCGCGACATTGACAAAGAtgctgaagatgatgacgggCAAGTTGAAGGCCGGCAGCTTGGCCCTTACTACATTCCCCAGCCAAATGCCAAAGAACAGCCAGACGGCGCAGACAGCCGACTGGCTAGAGTTATATGGTACCATGGTCAAAGCCTGCCCACCCCCTGTTCCTGACGCTGGACGCGGAGCAGAAGACCTGGTGTTTTCTCGGGCCTTGACGGCCGACCAGAGTGCCAGCATGGAGATGGCGGCCCCGAGGCAGACGGAAAAGAGGTTCAGGATCATGTTCATGAGAAACTTTCCCCTCGGGAGAATGGCCAGGGCGAGAACGCTGACGATGGGGACGAGGTAGCCGAGAGTGGTGAAATAGGCGGTTATGGGGGCGGCTTGGTACATGGCAATGGCGATTGTTGGAGGTAGTGACCCCTTGAACATGATGATCAAGGTACCGGCATCGAGTCCTAACCTGTTCGCCAGCCTGCCCACCAAGCTTGGCTTTTTGTCTCGTGGCCCATGGTCGTCTGGCACAGCAGCAGTGTTGTGGTCGACATTGGCACCGGGTGCATTTTCGTTTCTCGATTTCGGTACCGGTGGTGTATATGAAGTCGCTTTTGGatatgtgtgtgttggaCCGTCGAAAGGGCTTTCTGCGTCGATtatcttccccccctcctcctcgcagGTTTGTCGTTGTGCTTCATTACTGTCCATGCCAGCTTCGTCTCGGGCGGTCAATCGGGGATGTCGTCCCAAGTTATCGGacggagaaaagagaaaggcgCCATTGTTTTTTTGGGCGATTATTCAGGGACAAGGACAGAGGTGTGGTGTAACTGCGTCATGGATGCCGCTTTCCCGGAATTCCATGTTACTGGCCGGTGGAGCCATGTGGAGACGGAGGTTTTACAGCGGATTCCAACCAAGCCCCAGCCGGGTTTGAGGCGGGACACTCCGCTGTCACGAAGTTGCTCCAGGTGGTATGTTCGAGAGGATGCGATTTTGCAGGCGAGCACAGACCAGACACACCAGCTATATATTGTCGGCCATCCTTTGCATTTTACTTGatttcctcttttcttcttcagctctcTCTGCCTTCTGGCTTAGATCAAGTGTAGTATCTGTTATTTTCAGTTTAATATCTGAAACTGCTCCAACGGAGCAGACCCTTGATTATCataatatttttttttttatctcGGCTAACTGTCCTCTGGGCATGCCCATGACGGTTGGTCACAGTGTCCCTGGTCTTACACTGCCTCCAGGTGATGCGAACCCTTTTTCATTGCACTCTCGGGTCCTGCTCGAGCTGCGAGGAAGAGAGTACCtacacctacctaccagcAGTGCTTCTGGatggccaccaccaggccGACAGTGCCCCGGCCTGAACACACGCCTGGCCAAGACCCGtggaacaagaaaaagaacaaatCGAAGAAGGGCGATCCAAAACACGTTTCATGTTGCACTTGTGCTCTCTTGGCTCGGGTTACACCTGCAGCACATTCATCGTCACTAACTAGCCAGTTGTTCTATTCAGAAAGCTTGTCTGGTCTTGTCATCGCTAAAACCCCACTAAACAAGCCATGATCGGCAAAGCACCtctcgtggtggtggtctcggtgCCGGGCACGCCCGGATCAACACGATGCCGTGTGAGCGTCGCCCGAGATGCCTTCTTGCAAGCCTGCGTGCATTACGTCTTGGCTCTTGCTCGATAGAGAGAGGTCTCATCCGGCCATCCGTTGTGTGACGGGAGCCTCACAACAGTGTCGTATAAGTGTTCGCTCAAGCCCACTCCCGAGAAACGATAGAATATCGCCACAAAATTCTTCGTTGGGCAGCCTGGCCGGTTCTATTTGGAGCAGTTGCCCATTTGTCCGACCATCCTCCAGCACTGAGTTTCATGTCGGTGTAGAAGGCGAGCGGCGCGGAGGGCCATCCAACACCTCTCACCCTGCTACACCTCAGCTCTCAGCAACACTCAAGCCTCATTCACCGCAGCCTGGTTTGACCTGCTCTGCTCGCCCGCCAAACCGGGCGGCCTTGGTTGGAAGGGTGCAGACAGACAAACCTAAACCTCTGCTCCTgctgttttctctttttttctttcgtcTTTTAGATTTTGTTCTTTCTCGTCTTTGTCTTCTCTTTGGCTATGTGCATCGGTTCTTTACCGACATCAATCACCACGCCGACACACCCTCCGACACGCCCTCCGACGACTCCCCGAGTCTCGCCCCTTGATAACTCGCAAGGTTAACGATGCCAGTCTATTACACACCTCCCCCGACCCCCCCACCTGCCATcccttctccatcacctccgccatcaccgcccctAGCCCTCCCGGACCCAGATTCCTACCCACCCTACCCCTCCTCACACTCCTCGCGTTCCCGTTCCAAGTCAACCAAatcctcactctcctcctcttcttcttccaagcCCAAACACAGCCACTCCTCCGACAACcacgaagaaggaggccaCAAGATCCCCTACGTCTTCCTAGGCTCCATagccgccgcctccttcctcgcaCACAAATACTGGCCTAAAGGTTACGTCTACGGCGACAAGGAAGACTGGGAGCTGTCCAAATACGAGAGAAGGGCCAGGGAGAAATTGCAGGCCGCAAAGGCCGCCAAGAGGGGCAAGGTAAACGAGAGGGAAGTTAAGAGTTACAgtcccccaccaccggcgcAGGACGGCAGGGAGGCGAGAAGGGGTGGGTATGCCTATAAAGGGCCACCTCCGGTATCCCACAGGAGGGAAGTGTATGAAgaacaggaggaggggggggtgtaCAGCAACCCCGGAAGTAGAAGAGGAAGCCTGAAAGGTGCCGCCCCCCGGGGAAGAATCGATCCGAGGGGTTActacaacgacgacgacagagAGTATACCAGAGGTCTCACCAAatacaccaccactccctcaaTCCTACGGAGTAAGAGCCAAAGCGGGAGAGACCAATTCTATTCTGACGTTGTGCCCTCTCGGGACCgatcccttcctccccgtcgCGCCTCCTCTGTTGCGAACGAAGAATATTACATGACACCGGCCATCGGTCCAGCGGCCAGCCGGAATAGAGATAGTCACTACCCCCCGCCACCTCCGCGAAGTTATGTTTctgggagggagttgagcAGACCGAGATACCTGATTGAAGAGCCCCGAGATGGACCGCCCCTGCTTGCCAGGCCAGAAAGCATGAGGGGTAGAGAGTTGCAGAGGAGGCCATACTatgatgaagaggttgtAGCCCCGAGGGTTCCGAGAGAAGAGGTTGTGTATGTGTACCGGGATGCGCCATCAGCAAGAAGCAGAAGGGCGTCTGTTGACCTGGGGGCTGGGAGGAACAGGGCATTTGACTGGGATTATCGGTGATGTTTCTGATTGCTGCCTGCTTCTCACGTCTCAACAGTCTAATATCTAGCTAACCAGGTAGTCATTGATCATTTGACTTTTGTGTCCATTTTACGCCATCTACTTGCTTttgcccccccctcctctgtTGATCCTTTTGCGATATGATGTTTGTCTGTGCCATATAAGACGCGAATGCTTGCTACCTAGATGTGTCCCATCCATGTCGGCTACAATCAGAAGCGTCCGCATATGCCTAATCCCCTTAAACCCGTGTTTCAAAAAATAATGTAACCTGTTGCTGAGAACTGCATGAGCATGTTCTAGAACACTCTTGAAGCTGCTCATACTTCACCTGCCGTGTCCTCCTCATCTACAACAATTTTCTGGACTTTGGGCTTTTTACCCCGTTTCTCCACGGCCTTCTTCGGCTTGACTGGAGATGCTTCGGGAGACGTCCCTTCCCCGACAGAGCTCTTCATCGGACTCCTCTTCAGCGGACTTGGCGGAATTGGAAGCTCGTCAAGATCCAGCCCGGGGTTCCATCCCTTCCCGCCTGTCCTGGCTACCAAATAAGG includes:
- a CDS encoding hypothetical protein (COG:S; EggNog:ENOG503NZGP) — its product is MDSNEAQRQTCEEEGGKIIDAESPFDGPTHTYPKATSYTPPVPKSRNENAPGANVDHNTAAVPDDHGPRDKKPSLVGRLANRLGLDAGTLIIMFKGSLPPTIAIAMYQAAPITAYFTTLGYLVPIVSVLALAILPRGKFLMNMILNLFSVCLGAAISMLALWSAVKARENTRSSAPRPASGTGGGQALTMVPYNSSQSAVCAVWLFFGIWLGNVVRAKLPAFNLPVIIFSIFVNVAATYGPFMTTTTGAQKFVRELLTAMLVALALAFAVNLFVFPMSSRLVVFKEFEGAIGLLRRTVKLQREYLVSLEKEDMFAVASHATGSREENGRRLTKEERAAKQLKETGDKMRQLAGKLHADIPFAKRDFAWGKLNGDDIGQLFSLFRNVYIPVLGMMTIIDIFKRVSEHRGWNRLRNEDELSEDEIAAKEKEKRVWNEVMKQMHEPFEILSGAIDQGLEHAGLCLGLLPRPKRTRDVEAQGEQVRPGDPRLAKVMDEKVAAFYSKKGELLRTWVRERGFRLEDNEDGYGEEHLTEQRERDQSQLYIVLYMENLMHASGEAVQALVAFADKKVADGTMSRNRVIIPSNKRLKKLFLSVFNNEDSSGEESPDLTETRNTIVYFGDGYNRKKDPEHLPPETAWQHFGNGLRKISAFLGSEESMFGFRVACATMTVGIVAFLEETQRFFMEQRLVWAMIIIALGMTMTSGQSFFGFLCRVGGTVIAMVLSLIIWYIVDERPAGAIVIMWFFVFISYYFFLKYPRFIPAIMITIVTQVLIIGYELQTIRLGKEIAERTGQPWYPTYLLAPYRLACVAGGSLVAFFWTIFPSPLTDRTWLRRDLSATLYLVANYFGVISSTLRSNLDDTAGDVDIPGTPAHQLHKISRKIFGKVMMLVPSMMQHSEWQRWEPTIGGKFPREAYDDIIAGSTRIMAYLTLISYTLMHPTRVYHATSKEHNGEDGDETHIRSREWLNALAKVLRTLRPTHHSILSTLTLLSNSLLSGQRLPPFLPLPRPYEMTRRLMTLSSSKSYPKHANDDEDNGSEEGPGEEDDEDNESDGAPVRLVDSRTGRDDRDEDRLLRKRTTRSSHKLDHIPEHHDGGRPRKRRPVEVNLLDPRNMEQPGYAEFAVLQVCTTLVCDDLEGLVKAVSGLVGVVDFSFRYEGSESTLGANSGNETASEGLRRRKG
- a CDS encoding hypothetical protein (EggNog:ENOG503NWGK; COG:S), encoding MKPPPSPTSIAWADANCKRRVPRECDFSRPAGIRSYLDPPRIQLRPVGIACDSLLHCPVPVPPHRSAAARRRPPLSLPPPCLSPPPLQSSACFYSVLAYCFPRPHPRNLDASDLSLPFTLSPESSEACNPFSVPRTMTVSSDAGSKLEGVAAMSNSAASASTTAAGGTAPVGDEVASTITVNTKVPAASFPTPKTDKPRPHVCGTCQRSFARLEHLKRHERSHTKEKPFECPECTRCFARRDLLLRHQQKLHQTTTPSSRPRNRRESASGAAPGASRVRKNSIAGPSAAAAAAAAAANSNAASMRPRANTISHIDNAAMQNMLATNLQVQRGIQPTHSRHASLVGLPMSNTFDTYGMAAALAQRGAPHGLPKLETHGISMDFTGGLRTAPPLPFNPEFEYDNLFFGPATSSTINPNALHYSDSPPPMSMDPLSPFAHGLPDMTGTQQLDDGFEWLNGFENQMSFNSGPNENAVDGSSPSAISTTSQSGISDVMVDGSNHQSVSTVVWQPSIMGPPQMGNPFSLDMGGSVFPDLLSGAPLSPQPPPAGKAIGDGYFSTPPPSLSSLSPSILSGLNGPNLSQTLNMGAGPETPSSMNGSNHGTLPVSTITDSTRNAILGALSASQASAFGTRRYSFAASNSPLTAQPPTNTSSSDQNSSSNLPSTRDLQRYVGAYLRYFHPHLPFVHVPTLSFETLPQSANGRNSGIGGSGCLLLSMAAIGALFELEHQASMELFGLAKKMIQLYLDERRKANVRKAESIRRTPLSDQNSHQQDPSVETPVWLVQAMLLNVVYGHNCGDKRSGEIATTHAAALVSLAQGAELLRAPRPEPAKDVDMMDVDAAWNGTARKEADEQVEWLRWKAAEERKRTLYAVFILSSLLVSAYNHTPALTNSEIYLDLPCDEEFFAAESASVFQSKGGAPAANRNRMTFHEALGELLRTNEKEQKNLALKNVHQPFGTAVNINDLPKSNLKPSSFGCLILINALHNYIWETRQRHHNKVWTNEETEKMHRHIEPALRAWHAAWASNPHHSPERPNPFGLGPLSADAITMLDLAYVRLFVNLSRSKEKFWQRDWDGMAEELARGSEIIQHAEHSPASNTDSAATEQSDASGVSPHFVDSPLTQTSSPDFAASKFSQSGTINPAAVTQSQQQQQQQPSGTRSTTRREKHLRKAAFFAAESLSVSDKLGVTFANLTSRELPLQSTLCVFDCAQVLAEWVATLQDRVGRYLGILGRDSVDLTQVPAIMLLEEEDLKLLGKIDSIIRGAETKMNQDMAGGDAAVTGMDGKPHLGDSPGYAANLLRVTAYMFDKAAVWPVTRLITACLETHAGHMRVRAEKSVMVHE
- a CDS encoding hypothetical protein (EggNog:ENOG503Q4W2; COG:I), whose translation is MATAITTTETRSRKANGGANGVLKTKVVEYPDIQTIRDAIPAHCFEPTILHSMAYVFRDLIMAGALGWAAFTYIPQINDSIVRGLAWALYGYLQGLVLTGVWILAHEAGHGAFSKHQNFNDVVGWVLHSALMVPYFSWKFSHHRHHRFTGHMEKDMAFVPATKEDRQKRRLADLYLDRELFEDVPLVQLVKLIFHQLAGWQMYLLFNATAGPASKQREGGWLRVSHFEPTSAVFRPSEAVYIFITDVGLAIVGYCLYLASTMVGWKMVFLMYGQAYFWVHHWLVAITYLHHTHPDVPHFDAENWTFVKGALATVDRDFGFVGRHLFHGIIDTHVVHHLFPRIPFYKAEEATEAIKPVVGDLYHQEKGSFLGSLWKTFTTCKYVEADPTVPGTLKWAESK